Part of the Rhizobiales bacterium NRL2 genome is shown below.
CGCGTCGACATGATCCTGGGCGCCTGCCATTTCTACAGCCCCGCACCCGACGGGCAGCAGTCATGAGCGGCCCCGAACCGATGCCGCTGCCGGCGGTCTTCCGGGTGGAACTGGACCCGGAGTTGGCGGTCGTGAGCCCGGTCCTGGCCGAGGCCCTGCGGCTCTGGGAGGCGCTGCGCGGACCGCGGCAGATGCCGGCGCGCCGCGACTTCGATCCGGCGGAGACGCCGCGCGCCCTGCTGCCCCACATCCTGCTGATCGACGTCGACGCCGGGGAGGGGGCGGAGTCGCGTTTCCGCTGGCGGCTGATCGGCACCCATGTGACGACCATGCTGGGCCGCGACATGACCGGGCGCTGGTTCGACGAGATCTACGACGCGGGGACGCTGACATCCATCACCACCGGCCCGCGCTGGGTGCTGGCCAACCGCCGCCCCGTACGCACCGTGGGCCAGGCGCCGGTTGACGAACGCAGCTATCTGCGCTCGGAAAACCTCCACATGCCGCTTTCCGACGACGGCCGGCGCGTCGACAAGATTCTGGTCGCCACCGACCTCCGGTCCATCAGGTTATGACGAGGATCCGATGACTCCCGCTCCAGACCGCCATTTCCCGAACTGGTTCCGGATGGAGCTCGCGCCTGTCGACGATATCCGCAGCGACGCGCTCCGGGCCGGTCTGGCCGCCTGGCGCAACGCCCGCGGGGAACGCGAGATGCCGGCGCGCCGCGATCTGGACCCCACGGCGATGCCGGGATTCCTGTTGCGGCATCTGCTGCTGATCGACGTGAAGCATGCGCCGCGTCTTCGCCTGCGCTGGCGGCTGATCGGCACTCATGTCACCGAGATGATGGGCCGCGACTCGACCGGGCGGTACTGGGACGAACTCTACCCGCCGGAGATCGCCGATATCCTGGCGACCGGCCCCGCCGCCGCGATGCGGACGCGCGGACCGGTGCGCACCCTCGGCGTCGCCCCCGCCGGCGACCGCAGCTATCTGCGCTCCGAGAACCTGGACATGCCGCTGTCCTCGGACGGCGAGACGGTCGACATGATCATGGTGGTCAGCGATTTCGGCCGGCGCTGAGCGCGCCGATTGCCCCGCCCCGGCCCTTCCGTTAAAACGCGGCCTTCCGAATTCCCGAAAACTTCCGACGAAGGACGACGAGAGCGCGAATGGCGAACTATCAGTACGTCTACACCATGCAGGGTCTGACCAAGACCTGGCCGGGCGGCAAGACGGTGCTCAAGGACATCCACCTGTCCTATCTGCCCGGCGCCAAGATCGGCGTGCTCGGCGTCAACGGCTCCGGCAAGTCGACGCTGCTGAAGATCATGGCCGGCGAGATCACCGAGTACAACGGCGAGGCCTGGGCGGCCGACGGCCTGAAGGTGGGCTATCTGCACCAGGAGCCGGAGCTGGACGAGACGAAGGACGTACTCGGCAACGTCATGGACGGGGTGGCCGAGAAGCAGGCGATCCTCGACCGCTACAACGAGATCTCCATGAAGTTCGCCGAACCCATGGACGACGACGAGATGAACGCCCTGATCGAGGAGCAGGGGAAGCTGCAGGAGGAGATCGACGCCCGGAACCTTTGGGATCTGGACCGCGAGGTCGAGATCGCCATGGACGCGCTGCGCTGCCCGCCCGGCGACGGGGACGTCGCGAAGCTGTCGGGCGGCGAGCGCCGCCGCGTGGCCTTGGCGCGGCTGCTGCTGTCGAAGCCCGACATGCTGCTGCTCGACGAGCCGACCAACCATCTGGATGCCGAGAGCGTGCTCTGGCTGGAGCGGTTCCTGGACGAGTATTCCGGCACCGTCGTCGCCGTCACCCATGACCGCTACTTCCTCGACAACGTCGCCGGCTGGATCCTGGAGCTCGACCGCGGCAAGGGCATCCCCTTCCAGGGCAACTATTCGGGCTGGCTGGAGCAGAAGGAGAAGCGCCTGCGGCAGGAGGAGCGCGAGGACGCCTCCCGTCAGCGCACGCTGTCGCGGGAACTCGAATGGATCCGCCAGAGCCCCCGCGCGCGCCAGGCCAAGTCGAAGGCGCGCGTCACCGCCTATGAGGAGCTGCTGTCGGCCGACACCGAGAAGCGCCGTTCGGAGATGCAGATCTACATCCCGCCCGGCCCGCGGCTGGGCGGCAATGTCGTGGAGTTCGAGAACGTCTCGAAGGCGTTCGGCGACAAGCTGCTGATCGACGGCTTCACGGCGAAGATTCCGCCCGGCGCCATCGTCGGCATCATCGGCCCCAACGGCGCCGGCAAGACGACGCTGTTCCGCATGCTCGCCGGGCAGGAAGAGCCGGATTCGGGCACCATCAAGGTCGGCGAAACCGTCGAGCTCGGCTATGTCGACCAGTCGCGCCAGAGCCTGGACGACAGCAAGAACGTCTGGGAGGAAATCTCGGGCGGCACCGACGTGATCGAGCTGGGCAAGCGCACCGTGCCCTCGCGCGCCTATGTCGGCAGCTTCAACTTCAAGGGCGCCGACCAGCAGAAGAAGGTCGGCCAGCTCTCCGGCGGCGAGCGCAACCGCGTGCATCTCGCCAAGATGCTGAAGTCCGGCGCCAACGTACTGATGCTCGACGAACCGACCAACGACCTGGACGTGGAGACGCTGCGCGCGCTGGAGGAGGCGCTGGAAAGCTTCGCCGGCTCGGCCCTGATCATCAGCCATGACCGCTTCTTCCTGGACCGCATCGCCACCCATATCCTGGCCTTCGAGGGCGACAGCCACGTCGAGTGGTTCGAGGGCAATTTCGAGGACTACGAGGCCGACCGGAAGCGCCGCTTCGGCGACGACGCCGACCAG
Proteins encoded:
- a CDS encoding energy-dependent translational throttle protein EttA: MANYQYVYTMQGLTKTWPGGKTVLKDIHLSYLPGAKIGVLGVNGSGKSTLLKIMAGEITEYNGEAWAADGLKVGYLHQEPELDETKDVLGNVMDGVAEKQAILDRYNEISMKFAEPMDDDEMNALIEEQGKLQEEIDARNLWDLDREVEIAMDALRCPPGDGDVAKLSGGERRRVALARLLLSKPDMLLLDEPTNHLDAESVLWLERFLDEYSGTVVAVTHDRYFLDNVAGWILELDRGKGIPFQGNYSGWLEQKEKRLRQEEREDASRQRTLSRELEWIRQSPRARQAKSKARVTAYEELLSADTEKRRSEMQIYIPPGPRLGGNVVEFENVSKAFGDKLLIDGFTAKIPPGAIVGIIGPNGAGKTTLFRMLAGQEEPDSGTIKVGETVELGYVDQSRQSLDDSKNVWEEISGGTDVIELGKRTVPSRAYVGSFNFKGADQQKKVGQLSGGERNRVHLAKMLKSGANVLMLDEPTNDLDVETLRALEEALESFAGSALIISHDRFFLDRIATHILAFEGDSHVEWFEGNFEDYEADRKRRFGDDADQPHRIKYKKLVG